In one window of Syngnathus typhle isolate RoL2023-S1 ecotype Sweden linkage group LG7, RoL_Styp_1.0, whole genome shotgun sequence DNA:
- the kcp gene encoding kielin/chordin-like protein isoform X3, translated as MESVLVLLLDLLWLVAMSAQGMAAAPYQDNAIDLLSALNISHPKSGLSRLHSPTGTIYRIRPRAPHLTLPAQYSRILRSEFQGSMGFHLVGQQLQRTNITLLSLSTSSVLLQLTSSTLDDVLRVDYRAGGGIRSFLFPETNPFSSGEWVQLAVSLEPDRLVYFVDCQEVQVVLVKAEDKLELELPQDVVITLGSTPGRKDSKFSGQLKKAEISLKAYETRPWHCDNVTVLQRETLSTSGKTKRKHRASLQSAHYPPHSIQSQQLQRGAVLGPPGLPQGGKSISQVHRDEGLSRMESRLEDLARKMDLLQAQNEALQSRVRHLEGCECVRRSCVWEGREVEDGRRWQTDVSTVCTCTSGTVTCQANIRDCETPDARVHNVSHTVSTCGGGEGDCSGMACPSLDCTQRESVPGECCQRCTGCVHSGVRYDHKSKWQPDESPCDVCHCWEGTVRCEREPCPPLPCTNPAPPPHHSCCPVCQDCGVNGQQFPNGAVIPTGDRCEKCSCVDGNLACLPRPCPALFCSNPVHRAGDCCPRCDECKYESQVYLDGQKFPSTGDPCIECRCSAGEVSCERTEASCPPSRCSHPAKRKGECCPTCNECEFEGKVHADGKVFVPPGSGPCLQCRCKSGNVVCHEEKCPPLRCSNPVRDPHRCCPVCKECVLDGSEYEDNSKRQPEEPCSSCACLDGDPQCTQMNCPPITCQHPTKTAGSCCALCDSCTYHHRIYGNGQTFGTPERPCHVCTCRHGTVECERRPCPALNCSNPYTAPGECCPKCPDCLFDKHVFVDGQAFPNPTGTCEECRCASGTVDCRQAQCPRPRCNAPLVGACCRNDCNGCSYAGKEYPNGQQFAHPIDACRTCSCINGNVQCLMKRCPHLSCPNPQVLPGECCPQCPAPPLDCELDVQTYRHSERFYSPSDRCQLCSCDNGTVHCQRKPCPFASCSHPVTRDCCRTCQGCLYEGRERANGEMWDDASDPCAACVCHEGSVRCEKKHCPPGNCKHPVQRQCCKSCEGCLYNGREHVDGTEFTDDKDPCSVCYCYAGEVVCTKVPCYGDCRHPYKAPGQCCGECQRCFYNGAVLDDGQSIPDPGNPCSECTCQTGTVRCVKKSCAVTLCPHPVPNACGCPVCDGCRFQGVDYLDGQIAAGEESSCQECRCSRGEVACVQKRCPVVSCSHPALDGCACGVCDGCNFEGRNCLDGERFTHPTDRCQLCSCRNGDVLCTRVSCPSAACSHPVTPPGECCPVCTGTCRHHGREYQSGSTFLSPSDPCSSCSCLEEVVSCQRRPCPVQCSHPVPSDACCPVCDSCLYEGVVRAHGLAFAPSSDPCQRCTCVRGTVTCVPPVCPPALCGRAVTKPGRCCPECMGCMLDGQEYSDGQIWTSTSDRCSACTCQAGDVQCSAPQCPQLTCVHQLTEPGACCPRCRGCMYDGGEYAEGSSWFADSSHCRSCMCVDGVTTCSEVRCLSPCSNFIKMPGECCPVCADCVFEGKVYGPGDSFHPAGDPCQICTCEVMPDGEHHLRCYRKQCPSLVDCPKNNILFSGPDACCPVCAQPLSNCTTTLNGNEDLTWTCLHQGCPPLTCPPSEQLTPPDSCCPVCNECVIEGQNQRVASGSSWTDSADDCVTCTCNLGFIECSIEDCPSTPCPNGQKKVKVAGKCCHECQDWGVSCVHLGTVYQSNEQWQVDECTGCTCVSGDVHCHSERCPPLSCNTDEMPSVVPGLCCPHCIPRPATCIAFGDPHYRTFDGRMLHFQGACTYVLAQDCQGGDFSIHVTNDDRGRQGVSWTKEVTVFVGDVTVRLLQDWLVKVDDETVKLPFLREPYIYVERKANTILLNSNIGVKVQWNGRSHLEVSVPGSYKGITCGLCGNFNNYHQDDLRMPSGQISLSEADFGNSWRVTNGSHSLASCRPGEDVDPCKEAGYHARKNANARCKVLKSEVFRPCHRVVPPEPWYAACVYDLCACGANTDECLCDALEAYAGQCREAGVVLHWRGPSLCAVRCPVERGFVFDECGPPCAVTCLNVGAPLGVLESHCFKPCVPGCQCPAGLVLHNNYCIHSSKCPKIIHGNQS; from the exons ATGGAGAGTGTCCTAGTCTTGTTGTTGGACTTATTGTGGTTGGTGGCAATGTCTGCACAAGGGATGGCGGCGGCTCCATATCAGGACAACG CGATTGACCTGCTGTCAGCTCTGAACATATCCCACCCAAAAAGCGGGCTGTCCAGACTGCACAGTCCCACGGGTACCATATACAGAATCCGACCCAGAGCGCCTCACCTGACTCTCCCCGCTCAATATTCCCGAATCCTGCGCTCGGAATTCCAAGGGAGCATGGGCTTCCATTTGGTGGGCCAGCAGCTTCAGCGTACCAACATCACCCTTTTATCTCTCTCCACATCATCCGTTCTTCTCCAGCTTACCTCCTCCACCCTGGATGATGTTCTGCGTGTGGACTACCGGGCAGGAGGGGGTATCCGGAGCTTTCTTTTCCCAGAGACAAATCCCTTCTCTTCAGGAGAATGGGTGCAGTTGGCCGTCAGCCTGGAGCCAGACAGGCTCGTATATTTTGTGGACTGTCAAGAAGTCCAAGTTGTCCTCGTAAAAGCGGAGGATAAGTTGGAGCTGGAACTACCGCAAGATGTTGTTATCACCCTGGGAAGCACACCGGGGAGAAAGGATAGCAAATTTAGT GGTCAGCTCAAAAAAGCAGAGATCTCACTAAAGGCCTATGAGACACGTCCTTGGCACTGTGACAACGTGACAG tGCTACAACGGGAGACTCTTTCCACCAGCGGTAAAACTAAAAGGAAGCACAGAGCGTCGCTCCAGAGTGCTCATTATCCACCACACAGCATCCAAAGTCAGCAGCTGCAAAGGGGAGCGGTCCTGGGCCCACCAGGACTCCCCCAAGGGGGGAAGTCCATTTCCCAGGTCCACCGGGACGAAGGTCTGAGCAGGATGGAGAGTAGACTGGAGGACCTGGCTCGTAAGATGGACCTACTTCAAGCTCAG AACGAGGCGCTACAGTCACGAGTGCGCCACCTGGAGGGATGCGAGTGTGTGCGGCGATCGTGTGTGTGGGAAGGCAGAGAGGTAGAGGACGGCCGACGCTGGCAGACCGACGTCAGCACAGTGTGCACGTGCACGTCCGGAACGGTCACGTGCCAAGCCAACATCAGAG ACTGCGAGACACCGGACGCAAGAGTTCATAACGTGTCCCATACTGTGAGCACGTGTGGG GGGGGTGAGGGGGATTGTTCGGGCATGGCGTGCCCGTCACTGGACTGCACCCAAAGGGAGAGCGTACCTGGAGAGTGCTGCCAGCGATGTACAG GCTGCGTCCACTCAGGCGTGCGTTACGACCACAAATCAAAATGGCAGCCGGATGAGAGTCCGTGTGACGTCTGCCACTGTTGG GAGGGCACCGTTCGCTGCGAGAGGGAGCCTTGCCCCCCGTTGCCCTGTACCAACCCGGCGCCTCCTCCGCACCACTCCTGCTGTCCAGTGTGTCAAG ATTGTGGTGTGAATGGTCAGCAGTTCCCAAACGGAGCTGTGATCCCAACAGGAGACCGCTGTGAAAAATGCTCATGCGTG GATGGAAATCTGGCATGTTTACCTCGTCCATGCCCCGCCCTCTTTTGTTCAAATCCCGTGCACCGCGCCGGCGATTGTTGCCCACG GTGCGATGAGTGCAAGTACGAATCTCAAGTCTACCTGGATGGACAGAAGTTTCCGTCCACGGGCGACCCTTGCATCGAGTGCCGCTGCTCT GCAGGTGAAGTGTCCTGTGAGCGCACGGAGGCGTCATGTCCGCCGTCACGCTGCAGCCACCCGGCCAAACGCAAGGGAGAGTGTTGTCCAACTTGCAATG AGTGCGAGTTTGAGGGGAAGGTGCATGCAGACGGAAAAGTGTTTGTCCCGCCCGGAAGTGGCCCCTGCCTGCAGTGCAGGTGTAAG AGCGGCAACGTCGTTTGCCACGAAGAAAAATGCCCTCCCTTGCGATGCTCCAACCCCGTACGAGATCCGCATCGCTGTTGCCCCGTCTGCAAAG AATGCGTGCTGGACGGCTCCGAATACGAAGACAACTCCAAGCGGCAGCCCGAGGAGCCGTGCTCCAGCTGCGCATGTCTGGATGGAGACCCTCAGTGCACCCAGATGAACTGCCCCCCCATCACCTGCCAGCATCCCACCAAAACCGCCG GCTCCTGCTGCGCGCTGTGCGACAGCTGCACGTATCATCACCGTATCTACGGCAACGGACAGACGTTTGGGACGCCCGAGCGCCCGTGCCACGTCTGCACCTGCCGG CACGGCACTGTGGAGTGTGAGAGAAGACCTTGCCCAGCCCTCAACTGCAGCAACCCGTACACAGCGCCTGGAGAGTGCTGCCCGAAATGTCCAG ACTGCTTGTTTGACAAGCACGTGTTTGTGGACGGCCAGGCCTTTCCCAACCCGACCGGCACGTGTGAGGAGTGCAGATGTGCGAGCGGCACCGTCGACTGCCGGCAGGCTCAGTGCCCTCGGCCGCGCTGCAACGCGCCGCTCGTGGGCGCGTGCTGCAGGAACGACTGCAACG GATGCAGCTACGCCGGCAAAGAGTATCCCAACGGTCAACAGTTTGCACATCCCATCGACGCATGCAGGACCTGCAGCTGCATT AATGGAAATGTCCAATGTCTTATGAAGAGGTGTCCACACCTGTCATGCCCCAATCCGCAAGTGTTGCCTGGAGAATGCTGCCCCCAGTGTCCTG CTCCGCCTCTGGACTGCGAGTTGGATGTCCAAACGTACCGACACAGCGAGCGCTTCTACTCGCCGTCGGACCGTTGCCAGTTGTGCTCGTGCGACAACGGCACCGTGCACTGTCAGAGGAAGCCGTGCCCCTTCGCCTCATGTTCCCATCCTGTCACCCGGGACTGCTGCCGCACCTGTCAAG GCTGCCTGTACGAAGGTCGAGAGCGAGCCAACGGGGAGATGTGGGACGACGCTTCGGACCCGTGCGCTGCGTGCGTTTGCCACGAGGGGTCCGTAAGGTGCGAGAAGAAACATTGCCCCCCCGGCAACTGTAAGCATCCTGTGCAGCGACAGTGCTGCAAGTCCTGTGAGG GCTGCCTGTATAACGGGAGGGAACACGTGGACGGCACGGAGTTCACCGACGACAAGGACCCCTGCTCTGTGTGCTACTGCTACGCAGGCGAGGTGGTCTGCACCAAGGTGCCTTGCTACGGAGACTGCCGCCATCCGTACAAAGCGCCCGGACAATGCTGTGGAGAGTGCCAAC GCTGCTTTTACAACGGAGCAGTGCTGGACGACGGACAGTCCATTCCTGACCCGGGGAACCCTTGCTCTGAGTGCACCTGCCAG ACTGGCACTGTGCGCTGTGTGAAAAAATCGTGTGCAGTGACGCTGTGTCCTCACCCGGTCCCAAACGCCTGCGGATGTCCCGTGTGTGACG GATGCCGTTTCCAAGGTGTGGATTACCTGGACGGTCAGATCGCGGCAGGAGAAGAGAGCAGCTGTCAGGAGTGCAGATGCTCA AGAGGCGAGGTGGCTTGCGTACAGAAAAGATGTCCCGTCGTGTCCTGTTCTCATCCGGCGCTGGACGGATGCGCGTGCGGCGTGTGCGACGGATGCAACTTTGAGGGGCGGAACTGTTTGGACGGAGAACGATTCACGCATCCAACCGATCGTTGTCAGCTCTGCTCATGTCGG AACGGCGACGTGCTGTGCACACGCGTGTCGTGCCCGAGCGCCGCCTGCTCGCATCCGGTGACCCCACCTGGCGAGTGTTGCCCGGTCTGCACGGGGACGTGTCGCCATCACGGCAGGGAATACCAGTCCGGTTCGACCTTCCTGTCGCCCTCTGACCCCTGCTCTTCCTGCTCTTGTCTG GAAGAGGTGGTGAGCTGTCAGAGGAGACCTTGTCCCGTGCAGTGTTCCCACCCCGTCCCTTCAGACGCCTGCTGTCCCGTGTGCGACTCCTGCCTGTACGAGGGCGTGGTCCGCGCCCACGGCCTGGCCTTCGCGCCCTCCTCCGATCCTTGCCAGCGTTGCACCTGCGTCAGAGGCACGGTCACCTGCGTGCCCCCCGTGTGCCCGCCGGCCCTCTGCGGCCGAGCCGTCACCAAACCGGGACGGTGCTGCCCCGAGTGCATGG GATGTATGCTGGATGGACAAGAGTACAGCGACGGGCAGATATGGACCTCGACCTCAGACCGCTGCTCCGCATGTACCTGTCAG GCTGGCGATGTGCAGTGTTCAGCTCCGCAGTGTCCCCAGCTGACCTGCGTGCATCAGCTGACTGAGCCGGGGGCTTGCTGTCCTCGCTGCAGAG GTTGCATGTACGACGGGGGCGAGTACGCGGAAGGAAGCAGCTGGTTCGCCGACTCGTCCCACTGCCGCAGCTGCATGTGCGTGGACGGCGTGACGACGTGCTCGGAAGTTCGCTGCCTATCCCCTTGCAGCAACTTCATCAAGATGCCCGGGGAATGCTGCCCCGTGTGCGCCG ACTGCGTGTTTGAGGGGAAGGTGTACGGCCCAGGAGACAGCTTCCATCCGGCTGGAGACCCCTGCCAGATTTGCACCTGTGag GTGATGCCAGACGGAGAGCACCACTTGCGTTGTTATCGTAAACAGTGTCCCAGCCTGGTGGACTGTCCCAAGAACAACATCTTGTTCTCTGGACCCGACGCTTGCTGTCCTGTCTGCGCAC AGCCTCTGAGTAACTGCACGACTACGCTGAACGGCAATGAG GATCTAACATGGACGTGCCTCCATCAAGGCTGCCCACCGCTGACTTGCCCTCCCAGCGAGCAGTTGACCCCTCCCGACTCGTGCTGCCCAGTCTGTAATG AATGTGTGATCGAGGGTCAGAACCAACGCGTGGCGAGCGGCAGCAGCTGGACGGATAGCGCCGACGACTGTGTCACCTGCACCTGTAAC TTGGGCTTTATCGAGTGTAGCATTGAAGACTGTCCATCCACGCCTTGTCCCAACGGTCAGAAAAAAGTGAAGGTAGCAGGCAAATGCTGCCATGAATGTCAAG ATTGGGGCGTGTCATGTGTGCACCTTGGTACCGTGTACCAGTCCAACGAGCAGTGGCAGGTGGACGAGTGCACTGGCTGCACTTGCGTGTCTGGAGATGTGCACTGTCACAGTGAACGCTGTCCTCCCCTAAGCTGCAATACG GACGAGATGCCATCGGTGGTCCCGGGCTTGTGCTGCCCTCACTGCATCCCTCGGCCGGCCACGTGCATCGCGTTCGGCGACCCTCACTACCGTACCTTCGACGGACGCATGCTCCACTTTCAGGGGGCGTGCACCTACGTCCTGGCGCAGGACTGCCAGGGCGGAGACTTCAG tatcCACGTCACGAATGACGACCGCGGTCGTCAAGGAGTGTCGTGGACTAAAGAGGTGACCGTCTTCGTCGGTGATGTCACGGTGCGGCTGCTGCAGGATTGGCTCGTAAAG GTTGACGACGAGACGGTGAAATTACCGTTCCTCAGAGAACCGTACATCTACGTGGAACGAAAGGCCAACACCATCCTGCTCAACAGCAATATCGGCGTCAAG GTGCAGTGGAACGGCCGTTCCCACCTGGAGGTGAGCGTTCCGGGTTCCTACAAGGGAATCACCTGCGGTTTGTGTGGAAACTTCAACAACTACCATCAGGATGACCTGCGCATGCCCAGTGGACAGATAAGCTTGTCGGAAGCAGATTTTGGAAACAGCTGGAGG GTAACAAACGGAAGCCACTCCCTGGCGTCGTGCCGCCCGGGCGAGGACGTGGACCCCTGCAAGGAGGCGGGCTACCACGCCCGTAAGAACGCCAACGCCCGCTGCAAGGTCCTCAAATCGGAAGTCTTTAGGCCGTGCCATCGCGTGGTGCCCCCCGAACCCTGGTACGCCGCTTGCGTCTACGACCTGTGTGCCTGCGGAGCCAACACCGACGAGTGTCTGTGCGACGCTCTGGAGGCCTACGCCGGACAGTGTCGCGAGGCCGGCGTGGTCCTGCATTGGAGGGGACCCTCGCTGTGTG CGGTGAGGTGTCCGGTGGAGAGGGGCTTCGTGTTTGACGAGTGCGGCCCGCCGTGTGCCGTCACCTGCTTGAACGTGGGTGCGCCATTGGGGGTGCTAGAGAGCCACTGCTTCAAGCCCTGCGTGCCGGGCTGCCAGTGCCCCGCTGGTTTGGTGCTGCACAACAACTACTGCATCCATTCCAGCAAGTGCCCCAAGATCATCCACGGCAACCAGTCGTGA